One Bemisia tabaci chromosome 7, PGI_BMITA_v3 DNA window includes the following coding sequences:
- the LOC109031416 gene encoding tetratricopeptide repeat protein 5 — protein sequence MEPTKGSQSGGTIDKEAANKLIEDLNKAVTDLYEFEENYFTNHPISDAPKKTDHVQEKLNETLSRLKSEFDQLKDFPECEVRAQCYYLLGRALNIHPAFNPEAEEALSKAIKLDPSLVNAWNELGECFWKKNDMEEAKNCFNGALKRSHNKVSLRNLSMISRQEAAKSTKECKEKIDIGVQYAKDALSLDPCDGLSWSVLGNAHLSAFFSIQQNPRTLKQAMSAYYQAEKDPVAQNKSDLHYNKGVALKYEEEYKEALESFERAKNLEPSWELPGLKQEQLLKYLTNTQILVNQHGRLKAKKLASLQNTLDEKSLGPYAGGNFTSASGTSVTLTSIPFSKLKEGVNSEKVILGFVVCSIHDDDSVPFSFCLTDEEKTTIVVTVYNLAQGKGVIIGDTVAIPEPFVTFNDFSFQDKKFQFTSVRIDNPLVMVVNGKKVKKDQLASTQLSVFKVIQ from the exons ATGGAGCCGACGAAAGGAAGCCAGAGCGGTGGAACCATTGATAAAGAAGCTGCAAACAAACTCATCGAGGATTTAAAT AAAGCAGTTACCGATTTGtatgaatttgaagaaaattattttacgaATCATCCAATATCAGATGCACCCAAAAAAACTGACCATGTCCAAGAAAAACTCAACGAGACTCTCTCAAGGCTGAAATCAGAGTTTGATCAATTAAAAG ATTTTCCAGAGTGCGAAGTGCGAGCTCAGTGTTACTACCTTCTAGGACGAGCACTGAATATACATCCTGCTTTCAATCCTGAGGCAGAGGAAGCTTTATCAAAAGCAATCAAGTTAGATCCAAGTCTGGTGAATGCCTGGAACGAGTTGGGTGAGTGTTTTTGGAAGAAGAATGACATGGAAGAggcaaaaaattgtttcaatggAGCTCTTAAACGG AGTCATAACAAAGTTTCATTACGTAACTTATCTATGATATCTCGGCAAGAGGCAGCTAAGTCGACGAAGGAGTgtaaagagaaaattgataTCGGTGTACAATATGCTAAGGATGCCCTGAGCTTGGATCCATGCGATGGATTATCTTGGTCTGTTTTGGGCAATGCACATCTGTCAGCATTTTTCAGTATTCAACAAAACCCTAGAACTTTGAAACAAGCCATGTCAGCATATTACCAAGCT GAAAAGGATCCTGTGGCCCAGAATAAATCAGATCTGCACTATAACAAAGGAGTT GCTTTGAAGTATGAAGAGGAATATAAGGAAGCCTTAGAATCATTTGAACGTGCTAAAAATCTTGAGCCTTCATGGGAATTACCTGGTCTCAAGCAAGAGCAGTTATTGAAGTACTTAACCAACACTCAAATCCTAGTCAATCAGCACGGCCGGTTGAAAGCCAAGAAGCTTGcatcattgcaaaat aCGCTTGACGAAAAATCTTTAGGACCCTACGCAGGTGGAAATTTTACAAGTGCCAGCGGTACGTCAGTAACTCTTACCAGTATTCCTTTCTCGAAGCTGAAAGAAGGTGTCAACTCAGAGAAAGTCATTCTTGGATTTGTTGTTTGCTCTATTCATGATGACGATTCAGTTCCATT TTCCTTTTGTTTGACTGATGAGGAAAAAACCACTATTGTTGTTACCGTGTACAATCTAGCTCAAGGAAAGGGTGTCATTATTGGAGATACCGTTGCCATTCCAGAACCTTTCGTCACTTTCAATGATTTCAGTTTCCAAGATAAG aaatttcaattCACCAGCGTTCGGATAGATAATCCACTTGTAATGGTTGTCAATggaaagaaagtgaaaaaagaTCAACTAGCTAGCACTCAACTATCTGTGTTCAAAGTGATTCAGTGA